One genomic window of Spiroplasma endosymbiont of Diplazon laetatorius includes the following:
- a CDS encoding ABC transporter ATP-binding protein — protein MIKVNKVSKKIGNNEINRNITIDIKEKGIYGILGPNGAGKTTLIRQIMGFIKPSFGEITLNGINPWNNSQVLMQDVGYVAGEVILFDELTGKEYLDFIKSFKNIDQNKYFEELLIKFNLENDLKTKIKNMSKGTKQKVAIVSALINKPKILILDEPTSGLDPLMQNIFNEEIKYLINLGTTVLMCSHIFEEIKKLCDEIGFLKNGEIIKEIKISEYNVEDMEKDFLSLYK, from the coding sequence ATGATAAAAGTAAATAAAGTTAGTAAAAAAATTGGAAATAATGAAATTAATAGAAATATTACAATAGATATAAAAGAAAAAGGTATTTATGGAATACTTGGACCAAATGGTGCAGGTAAAACAACATTAATTAGGCAAATTATGGGATTTATAAAACCATCTTTTGGAGAAATAACATTAAATGGAATTAACCCTTGAAATAACTCTCAAGTACTAATGCAAGATGTGGGTTATGTTGCAGGTGAAGTCATTTTATTTGATGAGCTAACAGGAAAAGAATATTTAGACTTTATTAAAAGTTTTAAAAACATCGATCAAAACAAATATTTTGAAGAATTATTAATTAAATTTAATTTAGAAAATGATTTAAAAACTAAAATAAAAAATATGTCAAAAGGAACAAAGCAAAAAGTTGCTATAGTTTCTGCGTTAATAAATAAACCAAAAATTTTAATTTTAGATGAACCAACTAGTGGTTTAGATCCTTTAATGCAAAATATTTTTAATGAAGAAATTAAATATTTAATAAATTTAGGAACAACAGTTTTAATGTGTTCACATATATTTGAAGAAATTAAAAAATTATGTGATGAAATTGGTTTTTTAAAAAATGGTGAAATAATTAAAGAAATAAAAATCAGTGAATATAATGTAGAAGATATGGAGAAAGACTTTTTAAGTCTCTATAAATAA
- a CDS encoding ABC transporter permease subunit — MNKINFNVKNKLIWNHLSINKAMIIFFTVFYFLVTLALLSMGLIKYYDFVKFPYIAPTSIHAEIDNGHGSHGSYGIISWSIYSSLSTAIYSVPGITIFLIANIYLINKIIIKELNEGQISIWMSFSFSRFKVIFSKILTIFIINLIIFSFSFILIIIFSSFAQDSKQYIGFVFMYSLQFITFIILLVSILIIFSILFNQKSVLLNVVFGLFIFWILSTWILNLVYDLSDGTIKMLKYVKFISPQSLLLPVMNFGSENVNLIEEYEYGKYKVTIKQATLKEVLWAIKSTVLILLMISIVVINYFSIRIFKNKDIKI; from the coding sequence ATGAATAAAATTAATTTTAATGTTAAAAATAAACTTATATGAAATCACTTATCAATTAATAAAGCGATGATTATATTTTTTACAGTGTTTTATTTTTTAGTAACGCTTGCCTTACTTAGCATGGGATTAATTAAATATTATGATTTTGTAAAATTCCCTTATATTGCTCCAACTTCAATACATGCTGAAATTGACAATGGACATGGTAGTCATGGATCATATGGGATAATATCATGGAGTATATATAGTTCTCTATCTACAGCTATATATAGTGTTCCAGGAATTACAATTTTTCTAATTGCAAATATTTACCTTATTAATAAAATAATTATTAAAGAGTTAAATGAAGGTCAAATCTCTATTTGAATGAGTTTTAGTTTTTCGAGATTTAAAGTTATTTTTTCTAAAATTTTAACAATTTTTATAATAAATCTAATAATTTTCTCTTTTTCATTTATTTTAATAATTATATTTTCATCATTCGCACAAGATTCAAAACAATATATTGGATTTGTGTTTATGTATTCTTTACAATTTATTACATTTATAATTTTATTAGTTTCTATTTTAATAATTTTCTCGATTTTGTTTAATCAAAAGAGTGTTTTATTAAATGTTGTGTTTGGATTATTTATTTTCTGAATTTTATCTACTTGAATTTTAAATCTGGTTTATGATCTTTCAGATGGAACTATAAAAATGTTGAAATATGTTAAATTTATATCTCCTCAATCATTATTGTTACCTGTTATGAATTTTGGTTCAGAAAATGTCAATCTTATTGAAGAATATGAGTATGGTAAATATAAAGTAACTATTAAACAAGCCACTTTAAAAGAAGTGCTTTGAGCAATTAAAAGTACAGTTTTAATTTTATTAATGATATCGATTGTAGTGATAAATTATTTCTCAATTCGTATTTTCAAAAATAAAGATATAAAAATATAG
- a CDS encoding ATP-binding cassette domain-containing protein: MIKINNISKIYGSYLANEDITLTIEKGEIFGVLGPNGAGKTTLISQIMGFIKSTKGDIIINGFNPWLEAEKVMNSVGFIAGEIKLYENMKVKDFIKIYKNLNENVDDSFLSNLIKLFELDLNKKIKLLSKGNKQKVSIICSLMSKPKILILDEPTSGLDPIMQNKFNILMLELKKQGTTIILCSHIFQEIEKLCDRVVLLKEGKMVEVINLVEGPKIDLEKKFNETFKVSNNQIEEMVFNYE, translated from the coding sequence ATGATTAAAATAAATAATATTTCAAAAATATATGGAAGTTATCTTGCTAATGAAGATATAACATTAACAATTGAAAAAGGCGAAATATTTGGTGTTCTTGGACCAAATGGTGCTGGTAAAACAACATTAATAAGTCAAATAATGGGTTTTATTAAATCAACAAAAGGAGACATTATCATTAATGGTTTTAATCCGTGATTAGAAGCAGAAAAAGTTATGAATAGTGTTGGATTTATCGCTGGTGAAATAAAATTATATGAAAATATGAAAGTTAAAGATTTCATTAAAATTTATAAAAATCTTAATGAAAATGTAGATGATTCTTTTTTAAGTAACTTAATAAAGCTTTTTGAACTAGATTTAAATAAAAAGATTAAACTTTTATCTAAAGGTAATAAACAAAAGGTTTCTATTATTTGTTCGCTTATGTCAAAACCAAAAATTTTAATTTTAGATGAACCAACTAGTGGTTTAGATCCAATTATGCAAAACAAATTTAACATTTTAATGCTTGAACTAAAAAAACAGGGAACAACAATAATCTTGTGTTCTCATATATTTCAAGAAATAGAAAAGCTTTGTGATAGAGTAGTTCTTTTAAAAGAAGGAAAAATGGTTGAAGTTATTAATTTAGTTGAAGGCCCCAAAATTGATTTAGAAAAAAAATTCAATGAAACATTTAAGGTTTCAAATAATCAAATAGAGGAAATGGTGTTTAATTATGAATAA
- a CDS encoding NAD(P)H-dependent oxidoreductase has protein sequence MKTIVVIANPKPTSFNHAIADSVVEGLKIANKEYEIWDLNKMHFNPVISKEEFEAFGYAEYDPNLEHFIDVLKNDCEQIIFIYPIVFFEMPAILKGFFDRVFIGTLIKDGENPVDWKPSINVEKTFIIETALGDMWEIATNQTKRNNEALTAQVMRKLGLYNPIIETYKSLGKSTLEERQAFLKRMTKQFSTFNI, from the coding sequence ATGAAAACAATTGTAGTAATAGCAAATCCCAAACCAACTAGTTTCAACCATGCAATAGCTGATTCTGTTGTAGAAGGGCTAAAAATAGCAAATAAGGAATATGAAATTTGAGATTTAAACAAAATGCATTTCAATCCAGTTATTAGTAAAGAAGAATTTGAAGCATTTGGTTATGCTGAATATGATCCAAACTTGGAACATTTCATTGATGTATTGAAAAATGATTGTGAACAAATAATATTTATTTATCCAATAGTATTTTTTGAAATGCCAGCAATTTTAAAAGGATTCTTTGATAGAGTATTTATCGGAACTTTAATAAAAGATGGTGAAAACCCAGTTGATTGAAAACCTTCAATCAATGTTGAAAAAACTTTCATTATAGAAACAGCGCTTGGAGATATGTGAGAAATTGCAACAAACCAAACAAAGAGAAATAATGAAGCTTTAACAGCTCAAGTAATGAGAAAATTAGGTCTATATAACCCAATTATCGAAACTTACAAAAGTCTTGGTAAATCAACTCTAGAAGAGCGTCAAGCATTCTTAAAAAGAATGACAAAACAATTCTCAACATTTAATATTTAA
- a CDS encoding dual specificity protein phosphatase — protein sequence MSKKIVDNLFLGDMHSAPSDSELILSCAQEIFEDQNPPKGLNKLVQEENNRILYNFEDYPYLEDMDKSLILDAIQQIENNIKDKKIYVHCIWGINRSASIVFMYLVRNNIIKADSYQEAQKEYWKIYPNHSPNPGWKKFLELNFPYKFDK from the coding sequence ATGAGCAAAAAAATAGTTGATAACTTATTTTTAGGAGATATGCATTCAGCTCCAAGTGATTCTGAATTAATCTTGAGCTGTGCTCAAGAAATATTTGAAGATCAAAACCCACCAAAAGGATTAAATAAGCTTGTACAAGAAGAAAATAATCGAATCTTGTATAACTTTGAAGATTATCCATATTTAGAAGATATGGACAAATCTTTAATACTTGATGCAATTCAACAAATAGAAAACAACATAAAAGATAAAAAAATCTATGTACACTGTATTTGAGGAATCAACAGAAGTGCTAGCATAGTGTTTATGTATTTAGTTAGAAACAACATAATAAAAGCTGATTCTTATCAAGAAGCTCAAAAAGAGTATTGAAAGATCTATCCAAATCACTCTCCAAACCCAGGTTGAAAGAAGTTTTTGGAATTAAACTTCCCTTATAAATTCGATAAATAG
- a CDS encoding alpha/beta hydrolase: MNYKKSLRKLKRYHYNWFNITLMIILFPIVFLLSMFCAIVFVPYLFKYPRKGKYKGVEFNTYEHLLYDLDRKKMTNFNIKKEQIREFNIGPLSEQISALMVRNKNSKKWIIGLHGFKRNKYMGLRGIYHFYNQGYNLISFDGFAHGSTYGTYSDFGLTNSKVLNEVIKFVKESFDVEEIGVLGTSMGATSALYFAKNYYKENKIDWLIADCPFAQAVPQIRFFLQKYMVLPWWFMSLGINYNFRRYAKASIKEVNLLKGQESIDDLKVLFIHGKKDDFIMYHNSVVMYHLKHLAENSKQSELKLYENAKHSSSMHKNMEDYMKTTIGFAKK, translated from the coding sequence ATGAATTATAAAAAAAGCTTAAGGAAGTTGAAGCGATACCATTACAACTGATTCAATATAACACTAATGATAATATTATTTCCAATAGTGTTTCTGTTATCAATGTTTTGTGCAATAGTATTCGTTCCATACTTATTTAAGTATCCAAGAAAAGGAAAATACAAAGGTGTTGAATTTAACACCTATGAGCACTTATTATACGATTTAGATCGTAAGAAAATGACTAACTTTAATATTAAAAAAGAACAAATAAGAGAATTTAATATTGGTCCATTAAGTGAACAAATAAGTGCTTTAATGGTTAGAAACAAAAACAGTAAAAAGTGAATAATAGGACTTCACGGTTTTAAAAGAAACAAATATATGGGTTTAAGAGGAATTTATCACTTCTATAATCAAGGATATAACTTGATATCATTTGATGGATTTGCTCATGGATCAACTTATGGAACTTATTCAGACTTTGGTCTTACAAATTCAAAAGTTTTAAATGAAGTTATTAAGTTTGTAAAAGAATCATTTGATGTTGAAGAAATTGGAGTTTTAGGAACAAGTATGGGAGCTACAAGTGCTTTATACTTTGCAAAAAACTACTATAAAGAAAACAAAATCGATTGATTAATAGCAGATTGTCCATTTGCTCAAGCAGTACCTCAAATAAGGTTCTTCTTACAAAAATACATGGTTCTTCCATGATGATTTATGTCATTGGGGATTAACTATAACTTTAGAAGATATGCTAAAGCAAGTATTAAAGAAGTTAACTTATTAAAAGGACAAGAAAGCATTGATGATCTAAAAGTATTGTTTATTCACGGTAAAAAAGATGACTTTATAATGTATCACAACTCAGTTGTGATGTATCATTTAAAGCATCTAGCAGAGAATTCTAAACAAAGTGAATTAAAACTCTATGAAAATGCAAAACACTCAAGTAGTATGCACAAAAACATGGAAGACTATATGAAAACCACTATTGGTTTTGCTAAAAAATAA
- a CDS encoding S1 RNA-binding domain-containing protein: MGTIVNITITKIVDFGAFCDAEIDGKIYKGLIHISEIADAYVTNVADYVTVGQQMDGYVISVDESKDQAKLSLKRVSK; encoded by the coding sequence ATGGGAACAATTGTAAATATTACTATTACTAAAATCGTTGATTTTGGTGCATTCTGTGATGCTGAAATTGATGGAAAAATCTATAAAGGATTAATCCACATCTCAGAAATTGCTGACGCATACGTAACTAACGTTGCTGACTACGTAACTGTAGGACAACAAATGGATGGTTATGTTATTTCAGTAGATGAAAGCAAAGATCAAGCTAAATTATCATTAAAAAGAGTTTCAAAATAA
- a CDS encoding DUF2075 domain-containing protein: MIIYKTNKKGFIEDVESGMIAEKIQEELKFMANKSVSKNEFRSWENSLTQMHVVLASSDLPDDLGIAIEYNLPRSSKRIDFIITGSKDEKRKIIIIELKQWEQCEVVLDRDMIVKTFLGKGYRETVHPSYQSYSYGVFLNDFSEVVYSNENVEVITCGYLHNYDLEKFPDIEDKQYQEYLNKSPLFYKKDRITLRNFISEKINKGDNGLLLQEIDEGQIRPGKSIQEFVKNVIDGEEVFTLIDDQKEVFEKCLSLIRKSKEDNKKRVIIIPGGPGTGKTVIALRILSKCLQYDLNSIYVSKNESLRNAYKKIITDNNQDKKYNKARMDNLFFGSAKFSNLRKNEFDVSIVDEAHRLIDRHQYTPKGKGYDNQIQEIICESKVSIFFIDERQIVTMKDIGTIKEIKQRSIKEGIEEKNIKNLSELKTQFRSSGADEYIKFIDHILYGDEMDNLDFLKNFDLKIFESPKEMYNKLLNKNTNNNARVLAGYCWNWVSKNDSSIDDIVIGDFSMKWNLINDKYFMLNEESINQVGCIHTSQGLEIDYCAVIIGKDLYLENGIVKTNYKKRAKTDMSLKGIGKFSEDLANEISNAIIKNTYKVLLTRSVKGCYIYCEDENLRNYIKSKISS, encoded by the coding sequence ATGATAATATACAAAACAAATAAAAAAGGTTTTATAGAAGATGTTGAATCAGGAATGATTGCTGAGAAAATTCAAGAAGAACTTAAGTTCATGGCAAATAAATCTGTTAGCAAAAATGAATTTAGAAGTTGAGAAAACTCTTTAACTCAAATGCATGTTGTTTTAGCTTCTTCTGATTTACCGGATGATTTAGGAATAGCTATAGAATATAACTTACCCAGAAGCTCAAAAAGAATTGATTTTATAATAACTGGATCTAAAGACGAAAAAAGAAAAATTATAATCATTGAATTAAAACAGTGAGAACAATGTGAAGTTGTCTTAGACAGAGACATGATTGTTAAAACCTTTCTAGGTAAAGGTTATAGAGAAACTGTTCATCCTTCTTACCAATCATATTCATATGGAGTTTTTCTAAATGACTTTTCAGAAGTTGTTTATTCAAATGAAAATGTAGAAGTAATAACTTGTGGTTACTTACACAATTATGATTTAGAAAAATTTCCTGATATAGAAGATAAACAATATCAAGAATATTTAAATAAAAGTCCATTGTTCTATAAAAAAGATAGAATTACTTTAAGAAACTTTATAAGTGAAAAAATAAATAAGGGAGATAATGGTCTTCTTTTACAGGAAATAGATGAAGGACAAATACGACCTGGAAAATCAATTCAAGAATTTGTTAAAAATGTTATTGATGGAGAGGAAGTTTTTACTCTTATAGATGATCAAAAAGAAGTTTTTGAAAAGTGTCTTAGTTTAATTAGAAAATCAAAAGAAGATAACAAGAAAAGAGTAATAATAATTCCTGGAGGGCCGGGAACAGGAAAAACTGTAATTGCTTTAAGAATTCTTTCTAAGTGTTTACAATACGATCTTAATTCTATTTATGTTTCTAAAAATGAAAGTTTAAGAAATGCTTATAAAAAAATAATTACAGATAATAATCAAGATAAAAAATATAATAAAGCTAGAATGGATAATTTATTTTTTGGTAGTGCAAAGTTTTCTAATTTAAGAAAAAATGAATTTGATGTTTCAATAGTTGATGAAGCTCACAGGTTAATTGATCGTCACCAATATACACCAAAAGGGAAAGGCTATGATAATCAAATTCAAGAAATAATTTGTGAATCTAAAGTATCTATATTTTTCATTGATGAAAGACAAATTGTAACTATGAAAGATATTGGAACAATTAAAGAAATAAAACAAAGATCTATAAAAGAAGGTATTGAAGAAAAGAATATTAAAAACTTATCTGAATTAAAAACACAATTTAGATCAAGTGGAGCGGATGAATATATTAAATTTATTGATCATATTTTATATGGAGATGAAATGGATAATTTGGATTTTTTAAAAAACTTTGATTTAAAAATTTTTGAATCACCTAAAGAAATGTACAACAAATTATTGAATAAAAATACTAACAATAACGCAAGAGTATTAGCTGGTTATTGTTGAAATTGAGTTTCTAAAAATGATTCATCCATTGATGATATTGTTATTGGAGATTTTTCAATGAAGTGAAATCTTATAAATGATAAGTACTTTATGTTGAATGAAGAATCAATAAATCAAGTTGGGTGTATACACACTTCTCAAGGTTTAGAAATAGATTATTGTGCTGTTATAATTGGAAAAGATTTATATCTTGAAAATGGAATAGTAAAAACTAATTATAAAAAGAGAGCTAAAACAGATATGAGCTTAAAAGGAATTGGTAAATTCTCAGAAGATCTAGCAAATGAAATATCTAATGCAATAATAAAAAATACTTACAAAGTTTTATTAACAAGATCTGTTAAAGGTTGTTATATTTATTGCGAAGATGAAAATTTAAGAAATTATATAAAAAGTAAAATTAGTAGTTAG
- a CDS encoding ATP-binding protein, with product MIKIGEVSFVHNNIVNIKILKTLKKEEMAKYSLTSKGDIIEINGINSMLKISSSNIMVILKVTKQYFRDDSIFIEGYVNGFIEQGKYKFGVSFVPSINDSAYFIEEADLEIISFISRKKAKIRLGTNSLNNPTLIDLNKLLNSHNGIFGATGQGKSYTLSNIITKSADFLIDNKLKNPIEFVVLDTNGEYSNKKFTDKYNSNIWTFTKDLFINFDENNLDFLYLIFGASEKTQKPFLNKIIINSLKYEDTNILVKELKRINSIGHEGGFSRYKNAEFRLRTLTTILDEDEDFYKVCNEIITVIEEKITSNHFYNNAKENDIESIKIDLSSYKLNRFEYFIILLIFNLIDSDFQRNHIEPLINRIINNFQIWEKLFSINDNSKTFDEVFINRSKDERKLSMFVFNLSKLTIGIKRNVMKFMSQKIYNEKRKNFLIENKNIRTILYLDEVHVMDNKTDDQELSILDEIVREGRKFKLFITYSTQMPNLISESMIAQTSNLFIHRIKNYKDYKSIEPFIKQFNINELFLFSLGVGEALVIGDVILDYQIVLMDDPVIKPLKDDDEIF from the coding sequence ATGATTAAAATAGGAGAAGTGAGTTTTGTTCATAACAACATTGTTAATATAAAAATATTAAAAACATTAAAAAAAGAGGAAATGGCAAAATATAGTTTAACAAGTAAAGGTGATATTATTGAAATTAATGGTATAAATTCAATGTTGAAAATATCTTCTTCAAATATAATGGTTATTTTAAAAGTTACTAAGCAATATTTTAGAGATGACTCAATTTTTATTGAAGGCTATGTAAATGGTTTTATAGAGCAGGGAAAATACAAGTTTGGAGTCTCTTTTGTGCCTTCTATTAATGATTCTGCTTATTTCATAGAAGAAGCTGATTTAGAAATTATAAGTTTTATTTCTCGAAAAAAGGCAAAAATAAGATTGGGAACTAATTCTCTTAATAATCCTACTCTGATAGATTTAAATAAATTACTAAATTCTCACAACGGAATATTTGGAGCTACAGGTCAAGGAAAATCTTACACTTTATCAAATATAATCACAAAGAGTGCTGATTTTTTAATCGACAATAAATTGAAAAATCCTATTGAATTTGTAGTTTTAGATACAAATGGCGAGTATTCCAATAAAAAATTTACTGATAAATACAATTCTAATATTTGAACATTTACAAAAGATTTATTTATAAATTTTGATGAGAATAATTTAGATTTTTTATATTTAATTTTTGGAGCATCAGAAAAAACTCAAAAGCCTTTTTTGAACAAGATTATTATAAATAGTTTAAAATATGAAGATACGAATATATTGGTAAAAGAATTGAAACGTATTAATTCAATTGGGCATGAAGGCGGTTTTTCTAGATATAAAAATGCCGAATTTAGATTGAGGACGTTAACAACTATTTTAGATGAGGATGAGGATTTCTATAAAGTATGTAACGAAATAATCACTGTTATTGAAGAAAAAATCACTAGTAATCATTTTTATAATAATGCTAAAGAAAACGATATAGAGTCCATCAAAATAGATTTATCATCCTATAAATTAAACAGATTTGAATACTTCATAATATTACTAATTTTTAATTTGATTGACTCTGATTTTCAAAGAAATCATATAGAACCTTTAATTAATAGAATAATTAATAATTTTCAAATTTGAGAAAAACTATTTTCAATTAATGATAATAGCAAAACATTTGATGAAGTATTTATTAATAGAAGTAAAGATGAGAGAAAATTGTCAATGTTTGTATTTAACTTGAGCAAACTAACAATTGGTATAAAAAGAAATGTTATGAAATTTATGAGTCAAAAAATATATAATGAAAAAAGAAAAAACTTCTTAATTGAAAATAAGAATATAAGGACTATTTTATACCTTGATGAAGTTCACGTAATGGATAATAAAACTGATGACCAAGAACTTAGTATTTTAGATGAAATAGTAAGGGAGGGAAGAAAATTTAAATTATTCATAACTTACTCAACGCAAATGCCAAATTTAATAAGTGAATCAATGATTGCTCAAACTTCAAACCTATTCATTCACAGAATAAAAAACTATAAAGATTATAAGAGTATTGAACCTTTTATAAAACAATTTAATATAAATGAATTATTTTTGTTTTCTCTTGGAGTTGGAGAAGCATTGGTGATCGGTGACGTTATTTTGGATTACCAAATTGTATTAATGGATGATCCTGTTATAAAACCTTTAAAAGACGATGATGAAATTTTTTAA
- a CDS encoding SIR2 family protein translates to MEENKNYEKNLKDDYLNKVAKIISNYNINFLLGSGCSYYKENENYLGFPIMSDFSLEINKLLKKYYPNLDFINELDKNSSFKFENGFLNITQIENFIDHLKKKEELNFEFINNLKKSIIEIINKPLKWYESDNQKKVMDFYSNLSYLIKSFQENFDFNSHKNINKKINIFNLNYDLFCEFKFDELGLQYNDGFEGKINRVFNANEFNNTFEKDGKKENLINLVKIHGSIDWVNDQEKRKIVRKGFFDKEDNLDRAMVMPTSDKYLDVFQNHIFSMQQFFKSSIYNNKNILFVIGTSLSDEHIKDIIITSSQRNNDLIIIIFSYSESEFYEWKGYKNIYICESTPIDAMKKMMDIFFYNSNRAGEIENND, encoded by the coding sequence ATGGAAGAAAATAAAAACTATGAAAAAAACTTAAAGGATGATTATCTTAATAAAGTTGCAAAAATAATATCTAACTATAATATTAATTTTTTATTAGGTTCTGGTTGTTCCTACTATAAGGAAAATGAAAATTATTTGGGTTTTCCAATAATGTCTGATTTTTCTTTGGAAATTAACAAATTATTAAAAAAATATTATCCTAATTTAGATTTTATAAATGAATTAGATAAAAACTCTAGCTTTAAATTTGAAAATGGTTTTCTGAACATAACTCAAATAGAAAATTTTATAGATCATTTGAAAAAGAAAGAAGAATTAAATTTTGAATTTATAAATAATTTAAAAAAAAGCATAATTGAAATAATAAATAAACCACTTAAGTGATATGAATCTGATAATCAAAAAAAAGTAATGGACTTTTATAGTAATTTATCCTATCTAATTAAGTCATTTCAAGAAAACTTTGATTTTAATAGTCATAAAAATATAAATAAAAAAATTAATATTTTTAATTTAAATTATGACTTATTCTGTGAATTTAAGTTTGATGAGTTGGGTCTGCAATATAATGACGGATTTGAAGGCAAAATTAATAGGGTCTTTAATGCAAATGAATTTAATAACACATTTGAAAAAGATGGTAAAAAGGAAAATTTAATAAATCTTGTAAAAATTCATGGTTCTATAGATTGGGTTAATGATCAAGAGAAAAGAAAAATTGTAAGGAAGGGTTTTTTTGATAAAGAAGATAATTTAGATAGAGCGATGGTAATGCCCACAAGTGATAAATACCTAGATGTATTTCAGAATCACATTTTTTCAATGCAACAATTTTTTAAATCATCAATATATAATAATAAAAATATACTTTTTGTTATAGGCACTAGTTTGAGTGACGAACATATAAAAGATATAATAATCACTTCATCACAAAGAAACAATGATTTAATAATAATTATTTTTTCATATTCTGAAAGTGAATTTTATGAATGGAAAGGATATAAAAATATTTATATTTGTGAGTCAACACCAATAGATGCTATGAAAAAAATGATGGATATTTTTTTCTACAATTCAAATAGAGCTGGAGAAATTGAAAATAATGATTAA
- a CDS encoding DUF2130 domain-containing protein, whose amino-acid sequence MEKLIINCPKCKEEIDLLTLGNRDTESVIKYKEHLQKEIERDIEQKLTQILKKEFELKMDSEKKQVELNKQSEISELEKTIAKLKSDISNSDLINSQKLETLKIQLESNNKLLLNQLELELKTKYESVISTKEAEITDLKVANATNRILNNKTKGENWENEVELELRKIASSTGDEVNKITRTGTKADFLQIVKDKDKDLGKIVFECKNGEWKDTWEPKLTEDMAKEGANYAILVATSTSEKFKVPFLVSQRNKNILIADPDSFVFVCSMVRKLILIESNLRDKTDNNESFEQFNTWKLNSLETFKGIVQKSIEGIESDERTILNKVEDIKKHRERLWRNWQILMLDFLEGVSF is encoded by the coding sequence ATGGAAAAACTAATAATTAATTGTCCTAAATGTAAAGAAGAAATAGATCTTTTAACATTAGGAAACAGAGATACTGAAAGTGTTATTAAATATAAAGAACACTTACAAAAAGAGATTGAAAGAGATATTGAGCAAAAACTAACTCAAATTTTAAAGAAAGAATTTGAGTTAAAAATGGATTCTGAAAAAAAACAAGTTGAATTAAATAAACAAAGTGAAATTTCAGAGTTAGAAAAGACAATTGCTAAATTAAAAAGTGATATTTCAAACAGTGATTTAATTAATTCACAAAAGTTAGAAACACTTAAAATTCAATTAGAAAGTAATAATAAATTACTTTTAAATCAATTAGAGTTAGAACTTAAAACAAAATATGAATCAGTTATTTCAACAAAAGAAGCTGAAATAACTGATTTAAAAGTAGCCAACGCTACAAATAGAATTCTAAACAATAAAACAAAAGGTGAAAACTGAGAAAATGAAGTTGAATTAGAATTAAGAAAAATAGCTTCTTCTACTGGTGATGAAGTTAATAAAATAACAAGAACAGGAACTAAAGCTGACTTTTTACAAATAGTAAAAGATAAAGATAAGGACTTAGGAAAAATTGTTTTTGAATGTAAAAATGGTGAGTGAAAAGACACTTGAGAGCCTAAATTAACAGAAGATATGGCAAAAGAAGGTGCTAATTATGCAATACTTGTGGCAACAAGCACAAGCGAGAAATTTAAAGTACCATTTTTAGTTTCTCAAAGAAACAAAAATATTTTAATAGCAGATCCTGATAGTTTTGTATTTGTTTGTTCTATGGTTAGAAAATTAATATTAATAGAGTCTAATTTAAGAGATAAAACAGATAACAATGAGTCTTTTGAACAATTTAACACTTGAAAACTAAACTCATTAGAGACTTTTAAAGGAATTGTGCAAAAGTCAATTGAAGGAATAGAATCTGATGAAAGAACTATCTTAAATAAAGTAGAAGATATTAAAAAACATAGAGAGAGATTATGAAGAAATTGACAAATATTGATGTTGGATTTCTTGGAGGGGGTAAGTTTTTAA